A genomic stretch from Bosea sp. F3-2 includes:
- a CDS encoding FliM/FliN family flagellar motor switch protein has translation MKADLDLVPVELTVVLGQTQMPIYKLLRLGRGAIIELNASETDEVQILANNHPFAKGIVVVSGARISVEITQMLKRPTIYTLQSVAEAA, from the coding sequence TTGAAGGCCGATCTCGATCTCGTTCCTGTCGAGCTCACCGTGGTGCTGGGGCAGACCCAGATGCCGATCTACAAGCTGCTGCGACTCGGCCGCGGCGCCATCATCGAGCTCAACGCCAGCGAGACCGACGAAGTCCAGATTCTCGCCAACAACCACCCCTTCGCCAAGGGAATCGTCGTGGTCAGCGGCGCGAGGATCTCCGTCGAGATCACCCAGATGCTGAAGCGTCCGACGATCTACACACTGCAGAGCGTCGCCGAGGCCGCCTGA
- the lipB gene encoding lipoyl(octanoyl) transferase LipB, which translates to MVKMREELAVSFLPEAVSEPVEWVVAEGLTGYDEAVAEMELRAGLIADGKARERVWLVEHPPLYTAGTSARDEDLIAPERFPVFRSGRGGQFTYHGPGQRVAYVMLDLKRRQPDLRRFVAALEGWLIGALDDFNIRGERREDRVGVWVRRPEKGTGTEDKIAAIGIRVRRWVSFHGISFNVDPDLSHFDGIVPCGVSQHGVTSLVDLGLPVTMPEADSVLREAFERVFGPTVLA; encoded by the coding sequence ATGGTGAAGATGCGTGAGGAACTGGCCGTCTCCTTCCTGCCGGAGGCGGTCTCCGAGCCAGTCGAATGGGTCGTGGCCGAAGGGCTGACGGGCTATGACGAGGCGGTCGCCGAGATGGAGCTGCGCGCGGGCCTGATTGCCGACGGCAAGGCGCGCGAGCGCGTCTGGCTGGTCGAGCACCCGCCGCTCTATACGGCCGGCACTTCGGCGCGCGACGAGGATCTGATTGCGCCGGAGCGCTTCCCGGTCTTTCGGTCGGGGCGGGGCGGGCAGTTCACCTATCACGGCCCCGGCCAGCGCGTGGCCTATGTCATGCTCGACCTGAAACGGCGTCAGCCGGATCTGCGCCGCTTCGTCGCCGCGCTCGAAGGCTGGCTGATCGGTGCGCTCGACGATTTCAACATTCGCGGCGAGCGGCGCGAGGACAGGGTCGGCGTCTGGGTGCGCCGGCCCGAGAAGGGCACTGGGACCGAGGACAAGATCGCCGCGATCGGCATCCGCGTGCGCCGCTGGGTTTCGTTCCACGGCATTTCGTTCAACGTCGATCCCGATCTCTCGCATTTCGACGGCATCGTGCCCTGCGGCGTCAGCCAGCATGGCGTGACCTCGCTCGTCGATCTCGGTCTGCCGGTGACGATGCCGGAGGCCGATTCGGTGCTGCGCGAAGCCTTCGAGCGCGTGTTCGGGCCGACGGTTTTGGCCTGA
- a CDS encoding carboxyl transferase domain-containing protein, producing the protein MPVIESKVDLNSAETRANAEAWATLRDELQERRATAALGGNAKSRERHTARGKLLPRERVLRLTDPGSAFLEIGSLAAFGMYEGDVHGAGMIAGIGRVAGRECMIVCNDATIKGGTYYPMTVKKHLRAQEIARENRLPCIYLVDSGGANLPHQTEVFPDREHFGRIFYNQATLSAEGIPQVAVVMGSCTAGGAYVPAMSDETVIVRKQGTIFLGGPPLVKAATGEVVSAEDLGGADVHARLSGVADHYAGDDTHALAIARRIAGNLNSVKRPDIDIAEPVEPLYDPTELEAVVPTDLKKQYDIREVIARLVDGSEFDEFKKLYGTTLVTGFARIHGIPVGIIANNGILFSESALKGAHFIELCCQRRIPLLFLQNITGFMVGRDVETRGIAKDGAKLVTAVASARVPKITVLVGGSFGAGNYGMCGRAYSPRFLFTWPNSRISVMGGEQAASVLATVRRDNIEAEGKSWPAADEEAFKAPIRNRYEEEGSPYFATARLWDDGIILPSETRRVLALAFSATLNAEVPETRFGVFRM; encoded by the coding sequence GTGCCTGTCATCGAGAGCAAGGTCGATCTGAATTCGGCCGAAACGCGCGCCAATGCCGAAGCCTGGGCAACTCTGCGCGATGAACTGCAGGAACGGCGCGCAACCGCCGCGCTCGGCGGCAACGCCAAATCGCGCGAGCGCCACACGGCACGCGGCAAGCTGCTGCCCCGCGAGCGCGTGCTGCGCCTGACCGATCCGGGCTCGGCCTTCCTTGAGATCGGTTCGCTCGCCGCCTTCGGCATGTATGAGGGCGATGTCCATGGCGCCGGCATGATCGCCGGCATCGGGCGCGTGGCGGGTCGGGAATGCATGATCGTCTGCAACGATGCGACGATCAAAGGCGGTACCTACTATCCGATGACGGTGAAGAAGCATCTGCGCGCCCAGGAGATCGCGCGCGAGAACCGTCTGCCCTGCATCTATCTCGTCGATTCCGGCGGCGCGAACCTGCCGCACCAGACCGAGGTCTTCCCCGACCGCGAGCATTTCGGCCGCATCTTCTACAATCAGGCGACGCTCTCGGCCGAGGGCATCCCGCAGGTCGCGGTGGTGATGGGATCCTGCACCGCGGGCGGCGCCTATGTGCCGGCGATGTCGGACGAGACGGTCATCGTCAGGAAGCAAGGCACGATCTTCCTCGGCGGCCCGCCGCTGGTGAAGGCCGCGACCGGCGAGGTCGTCTCGGCCGAGGATCTCGGCGGCGCCGATGTCCATGCAAGGCTCTCGGGCGTTGCGGATCACTATGCCGGCGACGACACCCATGCGCTCGCCATCGCCCGGCGCATCGCCGGCAACCTCAACAGCGTGAAGCGGCCGGACATCGACATCGCCGAGCCGGTCGAGCCGCTCTATGACCCGACCGAGCTCGAAGCGGTCGTCCCGACCGATCTCAAGAAGCAGTACGACATTCGCGAGGTCATCGCGCGCCTCGTCGACGGCTCGGAGTTCGACGAATTCAAGAAGCTCTACGGCACGACGCTGGTGACCGGCTTCGCCCGCATCCACGGCATCCCGGTCGGCATCATCGCCAATAACGGCATCCTGTTCTCGGAAAGTGCACTGAAGGGCGCGCATTTCATCGAATTGTGCTGCCAGCGGCGCATCCCGCTGCTCTTCCTGCAGAACATCACCGGCTTCATGGTCGGCCGCGATGTCGAGACGCGCGGTATCGCCAAGGACGGTGCCAAGCTCGTCACCGCCGTCGCCTCCGCGCGGGTACCGAAGATCACGGTGCTGGTCGGCGGCTCCTTCGGCGCCGGCAATTACGGCATGTGCGGGCGAGCCTATTCGCCGCGCTTCCTCTTCACCTGGCCGAATTCGCGCATCTCGGTGATGGGTGGCGAGCAGGCGGCGAGCGTGCTCGCCACCGTGCGCCGCGACAATATCGAGGCCGAGGGCAAGAGCTGGCCGGCAGCGGATGAGGAGGCGTTCAAGGCGCCGATCCGCAACCGCTACGAAGAAGAAGGATCGCCCTACTTTGCGACGGCCCGGCTCTGGGACGACGGCATCATCCTGCCCTCCGAGACCCGCCGCGTGCTGGCGCTGGCCTTCTCTGCCACACTCAATGCCGAGGTGCCCGAGACCAGGTTTGGCGTGTTCCGGATGTGA
- a CDS encoding GFA family protein, which yields MDRFTGGCRCGNVRIVASGRPYRVGLCHCLDCRKQHGALFHASAVFPQDAVTIDGETRDYAGRFFCPRCGSQVFARSADEIEVNLGSLDAPDQLMPTYELWTVRRESWLPPFPLKRRYERDRDATSRSEE from the coding sequence ATGGACCGATTCACCGGTGGTTGCCGATGCGGAAACGTTCGCATCGTGGCCTCGGGGCGGCCCTACCGGGTCGGTCTTTGTCACTGCCTCGATTGCCGCAAGCAGCACGGGGCTCTATTCCACGCTTCCGCGGTGTTCCCTCAGGACGCCGTGACGATCGATGGCGAGACCCGCGATTATGCCGGGCGGTTCTTCTGTCCCCGCTGCGGCTCGCAGGTTTTCGCCCGCAGTGCCGACGAAATCGAGGTGAATCTGGGGTCCCTGGACGCTCCCGACCAGCTGATGCCGACCTACGAGCTCTGGACCGTCCGTCGCGAGTCCTGGCTGCCGCCGTTCCCGCTCAAGAGGCGATACGAGCGCGATCGCGATGCCACGAGCCGCTCCGAGGAATAA